Part of the Eshraghiella crossota genome is shown below.
CCTGCTTCTTTGATACAAGAATTTTTGCTGGCTTACTGTTTATAAAACCGAATAAACCATTTGAGCCTTTTTCAATTACTTCATATTCAAGATTATCACTTGATGTTTCTAACTGCAATGCTGCATTTATTAATGCTTCTTCTACAGTCTTTCCCGTAACCTCAATTTTCTCCATAATAATTCCTCTGTTTAAAAACTATTTGCTATTGTTATTTTTTTCATTAAACATCTTTACCATATTAGCCTTAGCTGCAAGACTGCCCGGTTTTGCTGAGGTATTATAATAACTTGTTGATTCCTTGATTTCTTTATCTCTTTCTTCTTTTCTGTTTTCACGGGCTTCCATTTTATGAACCTGTTCAACATACTTTGAAGTTACATTTGAAATCTTTACAGGAGGCAAACCTTTTTTAGCTCTTTTAATATTAGCTTTTTCAATGTTTTCCTTAACAATTTCATCTACATCTTTATTGTTCATCTTCTTGTTGATTACAAGCTGTACTACAATCTGTACTACAGATGATGCAATCCAGTATAAACCGATACATGAAGCAAACGATACGCAGAATACTGCTGATAATATAGGCATAATTGTATTCATGACTTTCATTGAACTTGCCATGCCTGCCTGCTGGTCATTCTGTGAACCAACATTTACATTATTCTTATTTTCCATTAATTTAACACTTAACCACTGGGTTAAACCTGCTAAAATAGGAATAATAAGTGCCCAACTGAGTCTCCAACCTGGTGCCTGTGTAAGACTTATACCAAAAAGATTGTTATATCCATGAATCTGATCATAGGCATTTCCAAAATCTACGCTTGAGAATGCGTTCTGTACTTCACTCCATTTTTCAGGCGACAGATTATAAATCTTATCTATAAGAGTTGCCTTACCTGTAGAAGCACTTACTGAAATTCCGTTAATAGCATCTAATTTAGTTGCCCAGTCATCACCTGATCCTGTAATCTTATCTGCGATACCGCCGCAAAGTTCACGGATTTTAGTAACGTATCCGGGAATTTTATAAATTACCCTGTACAATGCAAACATGATAGGAAGCTGGATAAGCATGGTAAGACATCCGCCTGTTGGTGATGTACCATACTTTTCATATACAGCCTTTGTCTCTGCCTGCATATTCATCATAGATACCTGATCTCTCTTATCTTTATATTTTGCCTGAATTTCCTGAAGTTCAGGATTCATCAGACCTGATAATTTAGAGAACTTCTGCTGTTTAATTGTCATAGGAAGGAGAATAAGTCTTACTATGATTGTAAACAGAATAACACTGATACCAATAATTGGAACATGATAAGGTTTGTCTGTAAACCATTCAGCAATATTATATATAAGGTTAAAAAGTCCATTAAAAATCTGACCTAATAACCATGCTATCGGCTTAAGAAAACCTGTCTGTGTTGTTAAAAGAATCATGTTTTCTCCTTAATATTCTTTTATTTATGGAACCGGATCATATCCTCCCTTAGCGAAAGGATTACACCTTAATATTCTCCATATTGTCAAAAGACCGCCCTTAAATGCCCCATATTTTTCAATAGCCTCTATTGCATACTGGGAACATGTAGGCGTATAGATACATGTTGCGTGTTTTTTAAGCGGTGATATATTCTTTTTATAAAATTTAATCATTTTTATAAGTATTTTTTTCATAATCTCTTCCTATTATATAGATAAAATTTTATGAAGCCTTAA
Proteins encoded:
- a CDS encoding YidC/Oxa1 family membrane protein insertase, which translates into the protein MILLTTQTGFLKPIAWLLGQIFNGLFNLIYNIAEWFTDKPYHVPIIGISVILFTIIVRLILLPMTIKQQKFSKLSGLMNPELQEIQAKYKDKRDQVSMMNMQAETKAVYEKYGTSPTGGCLTMLIQLPIMFALYRVIYKIPGYVTKIRELCGGIADKITGSGDDWATKLDAINGISVSASTGKATLIDKIYNLSPEKWSEVQNAFSSVDFGNAYDQIHGYNNLFGISLTQAPGWRLSWALIIPILAGLTQWLSVKLMENKNNVNVGSQNDQQAGMASSMKVMNTIMPILSAVFCVSFASCIGLYWIASSVVQIVVQLVINKKMNNKDVDEIVKENIEKANIKRAKKGLPPVKISNVTSKYVEQVHKMEARENRKEERDKEIKESTSYYNTSAKPGSLAAKANMVKMFNEKNNNSK
- the yidD gene encoding membrane protein insertion efficiency factor YidD; translation: MKKILIKMIKFYKKNISPLKKHATCIYTPTCSQYAIEAIEKYGAFKGGLLTIWRILRCNPFAKGGYDPVP